The nucleotide window GTGAAATGAATACTTACAAATACCAAATACCATGGTGGATTTCGGGGAAACCCTCTTCCGCAAAGTTCTGCCCGAAAAATCCTGTTATGAACGTCAAAGGAAGGAAAATGATGGTCACAGCCGTAAGCTGCTTCATCGATTCGTTCTGGTGGGCTGATATGGTGTTGAAAATaaggttgatgaggttgtcgGATGATTGTTTGAGCTGCTGTAAAGCTTCGGTTATCATAATGCAGTGATCGAGCACATCGCCTAGGTATGTATGGGTCATTGGAGTGACAATAACACCAGTTGAAGGGTTCTCCAGTGCCTGCATGGCTTGGTCGTGGGTCATATGCGTCTTGTGATCCCGCAGGACATTAACCAAGTTGTCAATAGGGTTGAGGAAGCTCAGCATCTTGTTGATCTCACTGATGCATATATACAGCTTTTTACTTTGACTGATACTCGGTGAGGTGAGTACATCCAACTCAATATCGGCAATAATGTCTGTGTAAATAGACGTCAAAGGTATGGCGAGGTCGATGATGGCGTCGATAATGCCCTGACATAACAAGGAAGCGTCATTGGACTCGCGAAGAATAGTGCCCGGGGTACTCAGACGGGTCACAATGGGCCGCTCGATATCTCCCGCCGAGACCTCGAAGAAAGAGATGACCGTGTTATCTGATGTTAGAAATATAGAGACCTGCTCCGCCGACACTGCCATTTGATATGGCGTCAGGGATGAATGACTCTCCATAAATTCTGTGCGCGCTTCATTTCCCGAGGCGTGATAACGCTGCAATGTCCTTATCATGCCCGTCTCTTGAAGGTCTGCCGTAATAGGGTCCTGTGGCCGTAATGAGGTCTCAAAGTCCTTCTCTGGGTCGACCGCTCTGCGAGTCTTCCAAAGCTGCCTTACTGAGCCTCTCAAATCGCCGAGCGTCTTGCTAGAGTATGTACTGCTCGTGCTAGTtgtgtcatcttcatcgtctacCAGGTGGACAAGCTTCTGCAGGGTCATGACGATGAAAGCGTGGTTGGGATACCAATCAGCCTTTGTCCGGTTCCTAATCTGCATCATGTCCTCCAGAGCAAGCTTGTGAAGACCCTTCTTGTTGCCAATCGCCTGAATAACATCCCAACTGAGTCCATTGACGTTGATCCATCGGCATTTGGCCCATTCTTCTTTTGGCTGGTCAAGGAAGTCGATGAAATTCACATTATCGAAGTGACGCTTAACCATTTTATCTTGCGAAAAGTCGATTACAGAAATCTCACAGGGTGCTTGAAGTGCAGGCATCGAAGCATGACCTCCATCGGGAAGTTTTGGGTCATAGCCAGGCTCGGAGCCAGGCTGCCAACCAGGGCGATCGCCAAAGGCAGTGTCGAATTCATCATAATCCTCCACCGTCTTGAACGTTGGGGCGCGAGTCATCCGGCGTCGCAATATCGAGGGCGAAAATGTCATTTCGCGATGGGCCTCTGTGTCGGAACGCACTGGCCGCATAGGCTCAGCCTTGGGCGGTGAGAGGTTCTGTGTGTTGAGGGTGAGGTTGTAGCGGACATGCTGATCCTTCTCGTCAGATACGTTGGTGTTGGAAGAATGGCTCTGGCGACTGCTCTGCTCTATGTCGTCCTGAGGCTGCATTGCATTATCGCCCTCCGCTGGGACAGCGAAGTCTCGTGATGTTGTCATTGGATGGGCGGGAAGATGCCCTGCGAAAGGCAGAGCCGAGAAATAAGTAGAGTACTATATGTATTGCAGCCAGACGAAGGAGCGCGTAGAATAAAAGTAACTTGTAAAGCTGTAGAAAGCCTACCAGCTCAGCTGAGAGAAATGGAATGAAAAGGAAAGGATCAGGTCCAGTTCGAGTTACCTAAGACTCGCATAAAAATAAATTCAAGGGTGCTCGATTCCTCATGGAATGCGCCGCGGCGTCGTGATGCAGGGGAAACTCAGCCCGTCAGCACCGATTTCAGTGGTCAGTTTAGGGGAGTAGGGGGTTGTTTCTCAATAGCCCGGAGCATTCAACCATTCAACTCGTATATCGTAGCCACTGTCGACCTTTTATTAGTGTGTTCCAAAGGCCCAGACTCTGATGGGCTGAAGCCGATTACCCGTCCCTGTTCCATCGAAGAATGCCTAGAATGCCATCGTCCATCATGACGTCCTGGGGTCTTTCACGATGAATCTCCACGCCAATCGCCGATGAGCAGTCTCATactccaaggccaagctttAGCAACAAGCTTCTTATCCACATTTTTCCGTCTCGGCATAGAACAACACAGAATTAATCAAAAGTTGAATCCGGCGTCATTTTATCCATTCGTGTCCCATGGAAATGATTGATCATGAGTCTCTAAGAGACCCGAAACGATAGTCTGCAGATACAACGGTTTCAAAAGACCGCAAGGACCACCGAATTATTTCTTGAGACAATTTGTTTACGAAATGCAAGGTTTGGGAGAAGCAGCCAGTAGCACTGCACCAATAGGTCACGATCTTAGCTTCACAGCCAAAATTCGATGTTGACAATAGAGCACTTTTTAGAAGGTCAACGAAATGAAAGTTAGCAAAATTTCTGAAACGTAAGTCAGAAGCTTCCAAACTTATAACTCTCACAAGAGATTTACAAgccttttcccttttattTCAGTATCATGGAAACACATTAATAACTTACCGCCTTCTTATTGGACTTCTCTGAGTAGCTCTCTTCATGTATTGTCATCAAACAGTGGATAGCATTCTGTAAAATATACTAAGGTACTCAACGTCGTGTCTTTTGATATTATAGTACAAGGGCCAACGTAGTATTTCACAACCACAAAATCCCTATGCCAGTTCCAGTATCACCATTCAACTATCGTGAAGCACCTTTCAGTGGTCCGTCTCCTTCTAAATCAGTCGACAAAGACACTTGGCGTTACTAGAGCGTAGCAAATCACACTTCAAtattccatctcatcttttgTAATCAATTTGATAGAcgcatccaatccaataaTGAAGATTACAGGGTAGGTAAGCTTGGGCCCGCAATGGCCTCTGTAGCCTGGTGAAGTTACAGGCAGCAACCGCCAACGCCCCAGTTGGAGCGCTCCTGCCCAGACCATAACTTAGTTCACGCCCATGTTAACTTGACTTGAGCagttgaacaaagaaaatgGCACCTCTCTTTGTTTGAAAGAAACATCACACATCAAATATCGATGATATATCGCACATTTCTTCATAATCATCGTCGCAGTTTCGAGACTGCCTTCTCCATACATCGCTACTTTGGAGCTGCTTCAGCTTACAGCTACCTAGAGTAAACAAAACATCATGTCGCAAACTGACGAGGCACAGCGTGAAGACGAGATCCAATATGGTATCGTGGGCATGACCCGCGAAGAGATTGAGGAAAAGTGAGATATTCATAATCCGTCAGCAATTCTATCCTCATACTGACCATGCGCAAGGTTTCCGAATCGCCCAAAGAATCACTCCAAGACCCTCGTCTTCTCGGAGCTGTTTCGAGAAGTCTTCAACCCCCTcaatgagaacaagaagcagaaTGCCACTGGCACAGGCCCTAGAAAAGATTTCCGTGGTGTGAATAAGCTTTCTCCTCATGAACAGCGTCGGCACATTATTGAGCGCTTCATCACTCGATGGCGCAAAGAAGTTGGTCCTGATTTCTATCCCGCTTTGCGCCTAATCCTGCCAGACAAAGATCGTGACCGTGGAGTTTATGGGCTCAAAGAAAACACAATTGGAAAGTTGCTTGTCAAGCTTATGAAAATCGACAAAAATTCCGAAGATGGCTACAACCTCTTGCATTGGAAGCTACCAGGTCAGACTACTGCCTCGCGCCTGGCGGGTGACTTTGCAGGACGATGTTTTGAAGTCATCTCAAAGAGGCCAATGCGCACCGAGGTTGGGAACATGAGCATTGCAGAAGTCAATGAGCAGCTTGACAAACTCGCAGCTTCAATAGGGGAGGCAGAGAATCTGCGAGTCTTTGAGACCTTCTACAATCGTATGAATTCAGAAGAGCTCATGTGGCTCATTCGGATCGTCCTCAAACAGATGAAAGTCGGGGCCACGGAGAAGACTTTCCTTGACTTGTGGCATCCAGACGGAGACGCTCTATTTAGTGTGTCATCAAGTCTAAGACGTGTTTGCTGGGAGCTGCATGACCCAGAAACCCGCCTTGAGCAGGAGGAAACTGGCGTTGCCTTAATGCAATGTTTCCAACCACAACTCGCACAATTCCAGATGCCTTCATCATTTGAAAAAATGATCGCTCTTCTGCGACCGACCGAGCAAGACCCCGAATTCTGGATTGAGGAAAAGTTGGACGGTGAGCGTATGCAAGTCCATATGGTCCAAGACAAGAGTCACCCAGGCGGCAAACGGTTCTGTTTTTGGTCGCGGAAAGCCAAAGATTACACATATCTCTACGGCGATGGCCTTCAAGACGAGAACTCAAGTCTAACCAGACATTTAAAGAACGCATTTGCATCTGGAGTGAAAAACTTGATATTGGACGGCGAAATGATCACCTGGGATATGGGTGTCGACAAGATAGTGCCCTTTGGCACCCTCAAAACAGCTGCGCTTTCGGAACAGAAGAATAAGTCGGATACAGACTCAGCTGGCCACAGGCCATTGTTCCGCACTTTTGATATCCTTTATCTGAACAACAAACCTCTAACCCAATATACCCTACGGGATCGACATCGAGCTTTGGAAAAGGCTATCAAGCCTGTTCATCGCCGACTTGAAATTCACAGTTACGCTAAGGCAACGAGTGCCGATGCAATTGAGCCTCTTCTCCGCGAGGTTGTCGCTAATGCTTCTGAAGGCCTTGTGCTGAAGAACCCGCGATCTATGTACCGTCTCAATAGTCGAAATGATGACTGgctcaaggtcaagcctgAATACATGTCCGAGTTTGGCGAGTCCCTCGACTGTGTCATTATTGGTGGCTACTACGGTTCAGGGAAACGAGGTGGCATGctatcaagcttcttgtGTGGACTGCGTGTTACGCAAAATCATATCCAAGCTGGCGCCAACCCCGAGAAATGTTTCAGTTTCTTCAAGGTCGGTGGCGGTTTCCGTGCAGAAGACTATGCGGAAATTCGGCATCGAACAGAAGGCAAATGGATTGAGTGGGATCAGAAGAATCCGCCATCAAAGTACATCGAacttggaggaggagagcttAGACAGTATGAGAGACCAGATGTTTGGATCAGACCTAAAGACTCTGTTGTTGTTTCTGTGAAAGCAGCCAGTGTTGGACCTTCAGATCAATTCGCTAGAGGCTTCACACTAAGATTCCCACGATTCAGACGACTTCGACTGGACCGAACTTGGGATACGGCCCTCTCCCTTGAAGAGTTCcaggagttgaaggagcGAGTTGACGAAGAGTCAAAGGAGAAGGCGATGACGGTTGAGGACAGGAAGCGGCGCAACCCCAAGCGAGTGAAGAGAGAGCTGATCATTGCTGGGGAGGACGCAATTGTACCGGAGTCCAAGGGAGCGACGACAGACCTTTTCAAGGGACTTGACTTCTGCGTGCTTTCAGAAGCGCTCCGGCCTTACAAAAAGACCAAGACGCAGCTTGAAAccatcatcaaggagaaTGGCGGCACAGTCGTACAACGAGCCGTGCCAGGGACAAACATGGTTCTGATAGCCGACAAGAAGGTGGTGAAGGTGGCGAGCCTCATTAAAGGAGGGGCCGTTGACATTATCCGCCCCAAATGGATAAGAGATTGTCTCGAACAGGAATTGGGGGCGTTTCTTTTGCCATTTGAACCTTCGCATCTGTTTCACGCTACTGATGAATTACAACGAGCGGCAGAAGATAACACAGATCAGTTTGGGGACAGCTACGCGCGGGATCTTTCCATCGAAGAACTCAGAGTGCTAATGCACGACATCCCTAAGATTGAGGACGGCACGCATTTTGACAAGGATGAATTTCTCCAACAGCTTGAGGAGCATGGGAACGATTTGGGACGATTAAGGAGCTTTACCTTCCGACGCTGTGTGGTGCTGTTTCATGCCGTGGAAGCTGGCGACAACAAGATTTCGAGGCTAAAGCACCTTGTCAAGTACGGTGGGGGTAATGTTACAAATGACACCAATGATCTGTCTGTGACACATGTGATGATCGAGGGCGACGACCTGATGCAAGTGGGAGAGGCGGCTGATATGGTACGAAAAGAACTGAGCTCAAGGCGTGTGCAACCAAGATTAGTGACAGGAAAATGGATTGACGATTGCTGGAATGAGAGCACATTACTTGACGAGGAGCAGTTTATGATTCCTTGAGGAATATGGGGTACTTATGATGTATACTATCTAAACTATATGTTAATGCAATGAGAATACAACGCCCAAAAGCCCGTAAAGTGCACTCATTTGCCGATAGTCAAGAACAGCCTATCACCAACATCTCCCACACCAGGTTTCAGCATACCATCCTTGGTCAACTCCTTGTCCACTGCTGCAATCCAAACCTCGCATCCCTCGGGCCACTCGGCAGCGACTCTCTGAACACCCTCGTCAGCTCCAATTACGGCGAGAACAATGATTCTCTTTGCGCCCCATTCACGGAGCGTCTGGATAGCGGCGGCGCAGGTTCCACCGGTCGCGATAACAGGGTCGACCAAGATAGCAAGACTACTAGCATTGCTACTGGAGGAGTCACCCGGGATTTGCTGGGGAAGATTGTTGTAGTACTCGACTGGGTCGAGAGTTGAAGGCTCACGGTACATGCCCAGATGATGAACTGGAACTGGGACAGGGAGCATGGTTTGCACGGCTGGAGAGGTCAGTTTAGACAGTATGAGCGAAGCAGCGACTGAACTAACCGTCAACCATTCCAAGGCCTGATCGCAGAATGGGAACCAGACACATGGTACTTGGTTGCACTGTTGTGGAAGTGAACTTGAAGCCCAAAGGCGTCTCATCCTGATCATGGTTAGTGAAGCTCCAAAAGTACCCATGCCATTGGGCTTCATACCTGAGTCCCTTCCGTAGCTTCCAAAGACGAGGCAAGAGCTTCACAAGAGACAATCAGAGAGATCTCATGAATCAGTGATTTGACGTCTCTAGGACTGTTGGTCTTTGAGCGAAGCTGGCTCAGCTTTGCCCGCAGACACGGGTGTTGGGAGACATGAACGTTTGAAGGCAGTGAAGACATTATGAGTCAAGTACGGCGAATGCACGGATTATTTCACAAAAGTAAAGAATCTACGAGGAGACGATGAAGCATCACaagacgagatgagatgctgggacgaagccaaggagagagaagaaggagaagagagaaagaaacagaaagaaaaaggagaggGAGGGGGGTTTTGTATGTGAGcgagagcaagcaagcaagcaagcaggcaggcaggcaggcagtgTAATGTGTTTACTTGGAGACACGTTAAGCACTGTACCTGTCTGTGCCTGTAACTGTGCTTAGCtttacagtacagtacctgTTTATCAGTCTGTTGGTACTAGGTGAGATTGGATACCTGACCCAATCGTCGTTCCAAGAGAGATCACAAGGACAATCATTGATAGTCGAGGCGGGTGGTAGCGTATGTCGGCGGGGTTAGAGCTTAAGCTACAGGGGAATGCTCGGAGGAGGGCGGGgtgcgataagataagacgGAGCTCACCGCTGTCAGTGATAGGAGCTACATTGAAACGCGGTGAGGACTCAACATTGAGATATTCATGTTTGTTGTTAGCAAGTACTTGCTCAGGCATCAATCGGATCTCATTGGCCGAGATACAAACTACCTATCTATCCTCCTGGCCCTGTTTTCTCTATCACCCgtgtcttgttcttgttatCTCTTTCATATATAACCCTTGCTCTCTGCTCTCCTCTCCATACCTACACTACAATCAAGAGACTCCACAGCAAAACGCCTCCACAATATGGAAATCAAAACGCCAGTCATCTCTCGGGGCAGAGCTCGGGATGTTTCTTTCCCTCTAATGCCGTCATATCCGACGAATCTAGCCACAAACTATATCATCAAACCTTAGACATCGTAATTTCACAACAGcaagagcttcttccatCCAAATAAAATGTCTTGTTACCACAAACTCCGTCGCCATAGCACGTTGCGATTTCTGACCTGAAGTGACTGATTGTTCGAATACCCTAACTACAAAGCGACGATCAAACCATGGCTGACGATTCGGTCACTCGAAAGCGACAATCGAGTTCTGGAGCCTACAATGCGCCAGACGACTACGCTGAGCTCGGCGACATAACTCAGCAACCGATTCAAAGGGAGACCCCTGGCGAAACCACCAAAACAACAGCTCAATTGGCAACGCGGGTAGAGCGATACGATTCCGGTACATACGACGTTCCACAAGATCACAGCAACCTCGATGAGACAGAACCTGTTCCCCCGCTACAAGAGCTCTCGCCATGTCCTACCCAAGGCCAGCCGCGAGGACACGCCAACTTCGTCCGCTCTGATACCCCCGTCGAACCAGAGCCTATACCACAAGAGGCAGCGcagaagaaaacatcagaaTTTCTCACCAGCCTTTACACGCATTCGTATCTCGTGCTCTTCGCGATCCTTGGGGTATTAGCGCGTCTGGGATTGACTGCGTTGACACGCTATAGCGGCACTCCCGTTATATTCAACACGCTATGGGCCAATTTTGGTGGAAGTGTTGTTATGGGATTTCTGGCGGAGGATCGCAAGCTCTTCCGCAGCGAGTGGGGAACTCCAACATACGACGAAGCTATCAAGCGGgccaagaaaaagcaaaaagacGAAGCAAACGGATCTGGTTCAAGTCAGCAGGTGGAGGTAGACCTGGACGCGGCAAAGCGAGCGCATCTTGCGACCAAGAAGACGATTCCTCTGTACATCGGAATGGCGACGGGCTTCTGCGGAAGTTTCACGACGTTTTCAAGCTTCATCAAGGAcgtcttcttggccttgtctaATGAACTAAAGACGCCTGGGTGGTCAGAGTCGCCGACGAGTCGCAATGGAGGCTATTCCTTCATGGCAATGCTGgctgtcatcatcaccactgtGTCGTTGTCACTTTCTGGCTTGTTCCTAGGTGCCCACCTGGCTATTGGTCTTGAGCGTGTTACGCCATCGATTCCCTTCTCGTTGAGTCGACGGGTGCTTGATCCCTTGGGCGTGTTTCTTGGCTGGGGCTGCTGGCTTGGTGCAGTACTTCTCGCCATATTCCCACCACATAATGCCTGGCGTGGCCAAGCCCTCTTCGCGCTTATCTTTGGGCCATTGGGCTGTCTACTACGCTTCTACCTGTCGCTTTACCTCAACGGGAAGATGAAAACGTTCCCTTTGGGAACATTCACTGCCAATGTATTTGGTACTATGATATTGGGTATGTCGTGGGATCTCGCACACGTGCCGGTTGGCGGAGTCATCGGCTGCCAGGTGCTGGAGGGCATGGAAGATGGTTTCTGTGGATGTTTGACGACCATTTCGACGTGGGTTGCCGAACTTAGCACTCTGAGGCGGCGAAGTGCCTGGATTTATGGTACGGCCAGTGTTGTGACGGCTCTAGTATTGATGATTGCTATCATGGGCGGATTGCGATGGAGCGATGGGTATAGCACATTGCTATGCACAGTATAGAGAGGATTACACCTGACTAAATGCAGTTGGCCGTTCCTTCAGACACACGTTAGAGATGCGAGCATTCCCTACGCGAAAGAGGCTATTAATTACCGCTATTccgagaagaagccgaggaTAGGCTTGGGATTTCATACCACCATTTCTTTGGTAGTGATTATGTACGGCCATTATGATGATGTGGACATGAAGGCAACTCTGACAACGGTCCCTAGAGCACAACAACCCTTGCAGCCTCGCGGACGACAACAAGTTCCTTGATGATCCTATTAGCGACATTGAAGTTGCAGTCAATGGTCACGACAATGAAAGAAGGCTCCCAATTGAGGAGCATTCGTCCGGCAGTTGGTGGATATTCTTGGCTTGGCAATTCTGCTCACCTCAGCCGCATCCTTGTTCTCGATCCTTAGCTTTGCAGCTTTGTCTCAAGCTAGGCCAATGGTAAAGGCCAGAGAAGACCAACCCCTGCTACGGGATTCAGCCCTATACCTGGGTGGGCGCCACTCTGTTTTGTATTCGCAGCGGTAAACGATTACCATTGGGGGTCCTTGAGTCCTACTGGGCTGTGCTAGGTGTTGTTGGTCTGTTTTTAGATATGCATATAATATCTCGAAGCTGGGCTGTCCTTGATAATAAGTGGGAGTCTATAATGTCTTTCCCTCCCATTCATTCTCGATTGATTTCCGCAGTAAATAGTGACTTATTTCCTCCATGTCTCGACAATAGTCTATCCACTCCTGACTTGTCCCAAAGGAGGGTTCCAGAGTCACCATCGCTATGTACTCTCACCAGGCTGGCGTCAACGCGCGCTACGAGCCTCAAGCCACAGACGATGTATCGTGGGACACCAATTCGGGGAAGTTCCCCTCTGGCAAGAAAAGGACCTTTTATCGTCCTACAGCTCTAAGATGGTACTTTATCATCGGCCAGATCGCCTTTCTCCTGGCTGTCATGGGACTGGTCGTCTGGGCACTGATAGAAATGCCCAACTCAGATGGAACAGCAAAGATCATTCACAAGAGAAGCAACAATGACAGCCCCAATCTTCCACGAGACGATGCGGCAATGACTCCAGAAGTTGCAAGGCAAACAGTACTCGCAACAACTTATATCGTGAGCGACGTGTCTACTGTGGTTACTGTACCAGGCACGACCGGAAAGTATACCACAACGATCGAGACCACCGAGTACAGTACGCACTGGGATCTTACCACGACAGTAAAGGATGGCACGACAATGACGAGCGTAGACTATACCGTGATCCCAACCAAGGTCGTCACCGAGGTGGTCACCACCAGACCGGGAGAAGCAACAAAATCCGTCTTCACAAGTATCAGCGTGGGCTACTCGGTCGTCTATCCCTCCGGCTCCGACTCCGCTGCCCCTGGCACTATCAGTTACACAGAGGCTATAACGGTTACTCAGGCTTACTCTCTTCCGGGTGCGGTGACCACATATACGTCTACTCTGGAAGGGGATAGGACAGAGACTATTTACACCACTATCGTAGAGGATGGCGAGACAAAGACTCTGTCGCATGTCATCACCGAGGAGGCCCCGACTCAGTACGAAAGTGTGGGAGAGACGACAGCATCCGCTAGTACTTATGTCTCTTACG belongs to Fusarium musae strain F31 chromosome 9, whole genome shotgun sequence and includes:
- a CDS encoding hypothetical protein (EggNog:ENOG41), giving the protein MSSLPSNVHVSQHPCLRAKLSQLRSKTNSPRDVKSLIHEISLIVSCEALASSLEATEGTQDETPLGFKFTSTTVQPSTMCLVPILRSGLGMVDAVQTMLPVPVPVHHLGMYREPSTLDPVEYYNNLPQQIPGDSSSSNASSLAILVDPVIATGGTCAAAIQTLREWGAKRIIVLAVIGADEGVQRVAAEWPEGCEVWIAAVDKELTKDGMLKPGVGDVGDRLFLTIGK
- a CDS encoding hypothetical protein (EggNog:ENOG41) codes for the protein MADDSVTRKRQSSSGAYNAPDDYAELGDITQQPIQRETPGETTKTTAQLATRVERYDSGTYDVPQDHSNLDETEPVPPLQELSPCPTQGQPRGHANFVRSDTPVEPEPIPQEAAQKKTSEFLTSLYTHSYLVLFAILGVLARLGLTALTRYSGTPVIFNTLWANFGGSVVMGFLAEDRKLFRSEWGTPTYDEAIKRAKKKQKDEANGSGSSQQVEVDLDAAKRAHLATKKTIPLYIGMATGFCGSFTTFSSFIKDVFLALSNELKTPGWSESPTSRNGGYSFMAMLAVIITTVSLSLSGLFLGAHLAIGLERVTPSIPFSLSRRVLDPLGVFLGWGCWLGAVLLAIFPPHNAWRGQALFALIFGPLGCLLRFYLSLYLNGKMKTFPLGTFTANVFGTMILGMSWDLAHVPVGGVIGCQVLEGMEDGFCGCLTTISTWVAELSTLRRRSAWIYGTASVVTALVLMIAIMGGLRWSDGYSTLLCTV
- a CDS encoding hypothetical protein (EggNog:ENOG41); translated protein: MSQTDEAQREDEIQYGIVGMTREEIEEKFPNRPKNHSKTLVFSELFREVFNPLNENKKQNATGTGPRKDFRGVNKLSPHEQRRHIIERFITRWRKEVGPDFYPALRLILPDKDRDRGVYGLKENTIGKLLVKLMKIDKNSEDGYNLLHWKLPGQTTASRLAGDFAGRCFEVISKRPMRTEVGNMSIAEVNEQLDKLAASIGEAENLRVFETFYNRMNSEELMWLIRIVLKQMKVGATEKTFLDLWHPDGDALFSVSSSLRRVCWELHDPETRLEQEETGVALMQCFQPQLAQFQMPSSFEKMIALLRPTEQDPEFWIEEKLDGERMQVHMVQDKSHPGGKRFCFWSRKAKDYTYLYGDGLQDENSSLTRHLKNAFASGVKNLILDGEMITWDMGVDKIVPFGTLKTAALSEQKNKSDTDSAGHRPLFRTFDILYLNNKPLTQYTLRDRHRALEKAIKPVHRRLEIHSYAKATSADAIEPLLREVVANASEGLVLKNPRSMYRLNSRNDDWLKVKPEYMSEFGESLDCVIIGGYYGSGKRGGMLSSFLCGLRVTQNHIQAGANPEKCFSFFKVGGGFRAEDYAEIRHRTEGKWIEWDQKNPPSKYIELGGGELRQYERPDVWIRPKDSVVVSVKAASVGPSDQFARGFTLRFPRFRRLRLDRTWDTALSLEEFQELKERVDEESKEKAMTVEDRKRRNPKRVKRELIIAGEDAIVPESKGATTDLFKGLDFCVLSEALRPYKKTKTQLETIIKENGGTVVQRAVPGTNMVLIADKKVVKVASLIKGGAVDIIRPKWIRDCLEQELGAFLLPFEPSHLFHATDELQRAAEDNTDQFGDSYARDLSIEELRVLMHDIPKIEDGTHFDKDEFLQQLEEHGNDLGRLRSFTFRRCVVLFHAVEAGDNKISRLKHLVKYGGGNVTNDTNDLSVTHVMIEGDDLMQVGEAADMVRKELSSRRVQPRLVTGKWIDDCWNESTLLDEEQFMIP